The following are encoded in a window of Bradyrhizobium sp. WBOS07 genomic DNA:
- a CDS encoding lytic murein transglycosylase encodes MLQTRFAIAAVALAALSFPASAQLQPPPARAPAPKAAAPSPRAASCHNGASFDRFLADVKSQAVAAGVSQRTIAEASPYLVYDQGIVNRDRGQRVFGQLFTEFAGRMAAPYRMQNGQQHIKQHAAAFARAEKDYGVPPAVIAAFWGLESDFGANMGNLPTLKSLVSLAYDCRRSEMFVGETIAALKIIDRGDLHPDEMIGSWAGELGQTQFLPVHYVNYAVDYDGDGRRDLLRSPADVIGSTANYIANGLKWRRGEPWLEEIKVPPNLPWEKTDLTVREPRSTWAQLGVTYPDGRPLPNDNLPASVLLPMGRFGPAFMAYANFAAYTEWNNSLIYSTTAGYLASRIAGAAPMRKPAQPVPQLPFNELKELQQLLVRAGFNVGKVDGVLGQQSRIAVKAMQTKFGLPADSWPTAELLARMRGGTVQAQPQATIR; translated from the coding sequence ATGCTCCAGACCCGATTTGCGATCGCGGCCGTTGCTCTCGCTGCGCTGTCCTTTCCTGCCTCCGCCCAGCTCCAGCCTCCGCCCGCCAGGGCCCCTGCCCCCAAGGCGGCCGCGCCCTCGCCGCGCGCCGCCTCGTGCCACAACGGCGCGAGCTTCGATCGCTTCCTGGCCGACGTGAAGAGCCAGGCGGTGGCGGCCGGCGTGTCGCAGCGGACGATCGCGGAGGCCTCGCCCTACCTCGTCTACGACCAGGGCATCGTCAACCGCGACCGCGGCCAGCGCGTGTTCGGCCAGCTCTTCACCGAATTCGCGGGACGCATGGCCGCGCCCTATCGCATGCAGAACGGCCAGCAGCACATCAAGCAACACGCGGCTGCTTTCGCGCGCGCGGAGAAGGACTATGGCGTGCCGCCGGCGGTGATCGCCGCGTTCTGGGGGCTGGAAAGCGACTTCGGCGCCAACATGGGCAATCTGCCGACGCTGAAATCGCTGGTCTCGCTCGCCTATGATTGCCGCCGCTCCGAGATGTTCGTGGGCGAGACCATCGCCGCGCTGAAGATCATCGACCGCGGCGACCTGCATCCCGACGAGATGATCGGCTCCTGGGCCGGCGAGCTCGGGCAGACCCAGTTCCTGCCGGTGCATTACGTCAACTACGCCGTCGATTATGACGGCGACGGACGGCGCGACCTGTTGCGCTCGCCGGCCGACGTGATCGGCTCGACCGCGAACTACATCGCCAACGGCTTGAAGTGGCGGCGCGGCGAGCCGTGGCTGGAGGAGATCAAGGTGCCGCCGAACCTGCCGTGGGAAAAGACCGATCTCACGGTGCGGGAGCCGCGCTCGACATGGGCGCAGCTGGGGGTCACCTATCCCGATGGCCGTCCCCTGCCGAACGACAATCTGCCGGCCTCCGTGCTGCTGCCGATGGGGCGCTTTGGTCCGGCCTTCATGGCCTATGCGAATTTCGCCGCCTACACCGAGTGGAATAACTCGCTGATCTATTCGACCACGGCGGGCTATCTCGCCTCGCGCATTGCCGGCGCCGCCCCCATGCGCAAGCCGGCCCAACCAGTGCCGCAACTGCCGTTCAACGAGCTGAAGGAATTGCAGCAGCTCCTGGTGCGCGCCGGGTTTAATGTCGGCAAGGTCGACGGCGTGCTGGGCCAGCAGAGCCGAATTGCGGTGAAGGCGATGCAGACCAAGTTCGGCCTGCCGGCCGATTCCTGGCCGACCGCCGAGTTGCTCGCCCGCATGCGCGGCGGCACGGTCCAGGCGCAGCCACAGGCGACGATCCGCTGA
- a CDS encoding DUF1993 family protein — MSFYDAVVPAYLQMLNSVTGLLTKAEAHCAAKKIDPSVLLGSRLFPDMLPLSRQIQLVSDFAAKGCARLTHSEVPSTPDTETSFAELKQRLAKTIDYVKSFKPEQFEGADAKDVTFPTGPDKTTTLKGQQFLSAFSLPNFYFHCATAHGILRHNGVEIGKRDFMGLT, encoded by the coding sequence ATGTCCTTCTACGACGCGGTCGTCCCCGCCTATCTGCAAATGCTGAACAGCGTCACCGGGCTGCTGACCAAAGCCGAGGCGCATTGCGCGGCCAAGAAGATCGACCCCAGCGTCCTGCTCGGCTCCCGCCTCTTTCCGGACATGCTGCCGCTGTCGAGGCAAATCCAGCTCGTCAGCGATTTCGCCGCCAAGGGTTGCGCGCGCCTGACCCACAGCGAGGTCCCCTCGACGCCCGACACCGAGACGAGCTTTGCGGAGTTGAAGCAGCGGCTGGCGAAGACGATCGATTACGTGAAGTCATTCAAGCCCGAACAATTCGAGGGCGCAGATGCCAAGGACGTCACCTTCCCGACCGGGCCCGACAAGACCACGACCCTGAAGGGCCAGCAATTCCTCAGCGCGTTCTCGCTGCCGAACTTCTATTTCCACTGCGCGACCGCCCACGGCATCCTGCGCCACAACGGCGTCGAGATCGGCAAGCGCGACTTCATGGGCCTGACCTGA